The Bacillus sp. F19 DNA segment ATTGCAAAAAATCGGTTTGGTTCAAAATCAGAACAAGCTTGAAATTCAGCCTATTAAAGGAAAACTATTGTTGGATGCTGCCTTGCAGCAGGGGCAGGACTTAAAGTTCAAATGCCGAAAGGGAACTTGTGGGGTATGTACAGTAAAAATTGAAGAGGGGTCATCCCATTTACTCCCTCCTAACGATAAAGAGAAAAAAAAGTTGAAAATGGCCTTAAACCAAGGGTATAGATTAGCATGTCAATCGATGATCCAGTGAATACGAAAAGAGGTTCCCTGTCGGAACCTCTTTTTCGCATTACGCAAACATTCGCTCATTTAGTTGGATTAGGTTATCTTCAATTTGGAATGGAAGGTCAAAATTGCGCTTTTTAAGCTCTTTTACACTTATATCTCGAACTAGCTTAAACGTTTCTTTCTTAAAAGTAGGTGTAATAAACCCATTATTTATTTCACACAATTTTTCTAAGTATTGTAACGTTTCATTCACCAAAAATTGTTTTACGTAGTTGTTATTTAACTGACAAATCAATTTATGCTCCAATCCTTTGATTACAGCAATTTGATCAATGTGAGCAATGATATTTGTTCCATTTTCATCTATAAAGCAAAGGGAAACATATTGTCCTTTTGAAATGTCAATATTCATAAATACTGGATTTTGGTATGATTCACCAGATGTCAAACGGATGATTTTTGCTTCTGCAACCCCGCCTACCTTGCGATAATTTGAAATCACTGTATGAATATCCTTCAATCCATGAAGCATATTTAACATTTTAAGTCCCCCTAGCAAAAGTTTCGTCTGAAAATTATATATGTTGATTTTAGAGAAAATGAGAATCATTGTCAACTGGATTTGTGGTTTTCCTTTTTTTACAATTCAGTTCTACTTTAGTGATAGTTGGCGATTTTTTTATAAAGCAGATGAGATAAGTGATATTTTTTCCATAAGACTTTGCAAATGCCGATGCTTATTAGAGATACATAAAAACAATTCTTTATTTTTGTATTCTAAAGCTTTATCCAATTGATAAGACAAAGATATATGCTCAGTTACTAAATCAATCATTAATTGAATATTGTTGGAGTTAATGGCCTCTTCAGGTATCTTTATCGGTACAAAACTGTTTATTTCTTCGTTGACGATAATTAATATGTACCAACCAATTCCAAACACATATTTTCCATAATCAGCAACTGTCAATATATCGCCGTATTTCAGCGTTTCTACACCGCTTACAATATTGTCTTGTTTATTCCCATAATATAAACACTGTACCTTTATACCGTTTTTATTCGTTACAACAAAATAAGATTCCATTAACTCCTCCTCATTCAGATTCACTATATCATTCTTTAAATATTATTCTTGGGCTTACACTTTATACCTTTGTCTTGCATAGATATATTAAGGGTCCTGAATCATTATAAAACCTTAATTTTTCTTACCACCTAGAGGAATAAGAACCTTCTTCAGGTGAACATGATAGTCAATCCTTAAAAAGCTCACCCTCCTTAATCCGTTCTACTTTGCTAAGCATGGCGCCATTTAATCACTCTTTCGGCATTTCTACGTCAGTAATGAGATACGATTAAAGAAAAAACCTATTTGGAATAATGTTTTTGATTAATTTTAAAAGCATCGGTTACAACAAATAATTGATTTGATCTCGTCATCATAATTGAAGAAGCAGTTGCCCCAAAATATCAAATGTTAATAAAGAAATTACAGTTTGACTTATTACTTATCACTAGAAGATGGAGCAAACACTCTAAGCTTAGGTTATCTTACACATATTACCCGCCAGCATATAAATTTGAATACCCTTTGAATACCTTTGGCCTAATTGTATGAAATAAGGTGAAACCAAAAATGTAAAAAACCTTTATATCTTAATGGGTTTAACATTTGATGAAATACCTTTAAGGTATATCAAAAAATGAACGTAAAAAATACGGTCTAAAAGGTGCTCGTCGTGCACCTCAGTTCTCAAAACGTTAATTCGATTTCCAAAAACCACAACATTATGTTGTGTTTTCAGATTGTAGACAAAAGGCATTCGGATGAACTCTATCCGAATGCTTTTTGTCATTTCTAGGGCTAATTTGATGTTTGTAGGCCTATTCGTTGACTATTTTTATACCGCTTTCGCTGGCTTCCATGTCCAGGATGCCAACTTTTTCAAGTTCATGGCAGCAAAAGTAAGCATCGCCTGCATGGACAATTTTTTGAGTCCTCTCAACGTTGTCCAACGCATACCATGCTTTTCTTTTGCATCTGCAAAGACACGCTCTATCGTTTCTTTACGTTTTGCATAAATTGTTTTGTTCTCTTCTGTATGACGAAGGTGTTCAGCTTCATCTAAGTATTCTTGCCAGAGATGCCTTTCAATCAATTTCTGATGATTTTGGCTCTCCGTACATTGGCTTAGGAATGGGCAATTTTCACAAACCTTCGGATCGGAAGAGTATTGTCTGTATCCTTTTTTCGTAGTAGTTCTGTAAGGAAGCACTTGATCGTGCGGGCATATGTAACAATCAAAATGTTCGTCGTACACATAATCACTTTTCTTGAAAAATCCATCTTTTGTTTTTGGCCGTGTATAAGGAAAAACCGGACGAATTTCTTTTTCGTTCAAATAGTGAGCAAGAGCAGGGTTCTTGTAAGCAGCATCGGCAGCAACAGCAGCAGGTTTCTTGTGAAGCTCAGTTACTTGATCAAGTAGAGGCTCGAATATTGCACTGTCGTGCACGTTACCAGGCGTAACGATTGTCCCCAGAACAAATCCTTTTTCGTCAGAGGCTGCGTGAAATGAGTAAGCGAACTGTTTTGTTCTTTCATCTTTTACGTAATAGCCACTTTCCGGATCCGTCGTACTTTCTTTAATCTCTTTCTCTTCCGGTTCAAATTTATCTGGGGAAAAGGCTTTTTCCGTTTTCTTCGCGGTCTAGATTGAGTTCGTTTTGGAGCCTTTCCTCATATGATTTCGTTTCTTTTCGTACGATTTTTTTCTGATACTTTCGTTTATTAGCACTAGCCTTTACGTGAGTTGAATCAATAAATACCTGTTCTCCATTGACCAGTTTCTTATCAATCGCCTCTTTTAAGATGCGGTAAAATATCTGCTCAAACAGATCTGTATCCTTAAAGCGCCGTTCATAGTTTTACCGAATGTTGAGAAGTGGGGCACCTTGTCATGAAAACCAAAACCCAAAACCAACGGTAGGCTAAGTTGGTTTCAATCTCTTCAATGGTTCTTCTCATGGATCGAATACCGAAAAGGTATTGGATGAAGGTCATTTTAATCAATATGACCGGATCAATACTTGGACGACCTCGATCTGCGGAATAGACTTTCTCTACTAATGGATAGATGAAAGAAAAATCGAGAGCTTGTTCAATTTTACGGACTAAGTGATCTTCCGGCACCAACTGTTCAAGTGTAATCATTTCTAGTTGATCGCGATTCATTTGATTATTTTTAGACAACATCCAAATCACCTCTGTATTGTTCTATTTTCATTATATAAAAAAACTGCCGACAAATCCCCCAAAAAGGGGGGATTTGTCGACAGTCTGAAACCACAACATTATGTTGTGTTTTTTTTGTTGTTTCTAAAACGCTGCCCTCCCATTCTGGATTTGAAAACTTTACCGCGTATGATAACCATGAGCAGTAGGACAATAGAGTGAGGGGGCATTTATATGATTGAAAATATCACTTCACTTTCAGATAAAAGAAGAGAGAAGCAAATCAACTATGAACGCAGCATACTTAAGGACCTTACGTTAACTCAGCTGAAAACAAAAGCTTACGAGTGCTTTGGCGTTTTTATGCATTCCGGAAAATTTGACTACTCAGCTATAGAAGATGGCTGCATTGATTTTTCCATAGAGGCATATCTGCTCGGTGCAAGCTACAGCAGGTTTGGCTTTTTTGGAGAAACCATGCAGACTGTGAATGCAAGGTCAAGACGGGAAGAAAAACTGCTTGTTGACCAGCTGTTTGACTACATGCTGATATGGGGGAACCCTGGCGAAAATGACTTCAAAAATGAATCGATCTACTATGCATGCGAGTTTTTAATTCATTTGTGGTGGTCGGAGGGTTTTGAAAAAGGAGAAAAACGGCTTAAGCTTCGTCTCCATTAAAACTGGATAACTTATCATATTTCCTGCTGGTCCGCCATATAGTGTTAAAGGACGAGCAGGAGGGGAAAAAATGAGAAGAAAGCTAAGATGGTTTGGCTTCGGTGCAGGCTTTATTTTATTACTCCTATTATTTCAGTTTCAATTTAACAACGACAGCTCCTGGAAGTCGTGGAATCTCCCTTTAACAGGAAAGGTCATTTACATAGACCCAGGCCACGGAGGACCAGACGGAGGGGCAGTCGGGAAAGAACATCTTGAAAAAGATATCGCACTCTCCATATCCAAACAGATCAGAGACTACCTTCAGGAACAGGGAGCATTGGTCCTCCTCACTCGTGAAAAGGATACTGATCTAGCTGAAAAGGATACAAAAGGATATTCAAAAAGAAAAAGGCAGGATTTAAGAAAAAGACTCCAAATAATAAACGAATCAGAAGCAGACCTTTACTTAAGTATTCACTTGAATGCCATTCCTTCTAATGAGTGGAGCGGGGCTCAGACTTTTTATCATTCAAAAATGAAAGAGAATGAAAAAGTGGCAAAATTTATTCAAGATGAACTAAGAAGAAATTTAGAGAATACAGACAGAAAAGCAAAACAAATGAATACGATCTATTTAATGAAACATATCGATAAGCCAGGCGCATTAGTAGAAGTAGGTTTCTTATCAAACCCTAAGGAAGCCCGGCTTCTCGGAACAAAAAAATATCAGGACAAAATAGCCGCTTCCATCTATAATGGCATCTTAAGATATATGACGCATGAAAAAAATCCTCCAGAGTGAAGGATTTTTTTGTTTTGCTGTTGAGTATTCCTCCATTTTCAGGACAAAACGTGCAATACCTCTTTTTTGTCTAAATATGTTATACTGATGTAAACGAATACAACAAAGGGTGGTTATCATGCTGAAAGAGGAAACAGCTCGTAAAGTCGTCGGGAATTTAAAAGAACCTTTTTTACATAGAACCTTAGAAGAATTAAATGCGATTGAAGAAGTGTCGATAAAAGAAGAGAAAAATCATATAAGTATGAAAGTAGCGATTGCCAAAACTGGTACATCAGAACAAATGCAGCTGCAGCAGGAGATCGTTGCTAAGCTGAAGGAAGCAGGGGCTGCAACAGTCGGTCTCCGTTTCACAGAGCTGCCTCAAGAAGTAATTGCGAAATATCAAACAGCAAAGCCTGAAGAACCTTCCTTGCTCACTGAAGGAAAGCAGCCTACATTTATCGCGATAGCAAGCGGAAAAGGCGGCGTCGGAAAGTCTACCGTATCAGTTAATTTAGCAGTAGCATTAGCTCGCTTAGGCAAGAAAGTCGGTTTAATTGATGCGGATATTTATGGATTCAGTGTTCCTGATATGATGGGAATCACCAAAAGACCGGTTGTAAGGGGAGAAAGAATCATCCCTGTAGAGCGGTTCGGTGTTCAAGTTATTTCAATGGGATTTTTCGTTGAAGATAATGCTCCGGTCATTTGGAGAGGACCTATGCTTGGTAAAATGCTCAACAACTTTTTTCAGGAAGTAGAGTGGGGAGATCTGGATTATCTGCTGCTTGATCTGCCTCCAGGCACTGGCGATGTTGCACTCGATGTGCATGCTATGCTTCCATCATGTAAAGAAATCATCGTGACAACTCCACATCCGACAGCTGCATTTGTAGCAGCTAGAGCGGGTGCTATGGCTCTTAGAACCGAGCATGAGGTTATCGGGGTAGTTGAAAATATGTCTTACTTTGAAAGTAAGCTCACTGGAGAAAAAGAATATGTATTTGGCAAAGGCGGAGGAGAAAAGCTTGCACATGAGCTTGATGTGCCTGTGCTTGGAAACATTCCGCTGCAGCAGCCGGACTGGAACGAAGAAGATTTTGCTCCATCGGTTTATGCGAAAGATCACCCTACAGGTGAGATTTACTTAGGTATTGCCAAGAAGGTTACAGAACTTGTGCCTGTGAGTGTATAAAGGAAAAGCGCCAAGTGATTGGCGCTTTTCTCTTTTTTGAGATTTATGGGAATTATTGACCGCCTTGCCCAGTTTCACCTTGACCGCCTGAGCTGCCTTGTCCGCCGCTTTGAGTGCCGCCTGAGCTGCCTTGTCCGCCGCCTTGCTGATTCATTTCTTTAGCAGCTTTTAGAAGGGTTTCTTCCATTTTTGCTTTAAAAAGCGGGCTATTAATGGTTTCTGTAATCACTTGCTGTAGATGCTTGCGGAATTCTTGACTTTGAAGCACCTTTACCGTTTGTTTTTCCATTTCGGGATTTTGAAGGACTCCAATAAGCATTTCTTGATACTCCGGGTCTTTCATTAAGCCCTTGATTACTTTTTCATGCTCCGTCTGCAGGCTTTTGGCGAAGCTTTCACTGAACTTTGGATCTTCAAATGTTTTTTTCCAGAATTCCGCTCCTTTTTCAGATGTCAGTGTTTTAGAAATGGTATCTGAGACAACTTTTTGATCCATGATCAAATTTTGCTTCATGTCATCATTTTTCAAAATTTCCTGGATCGCTTTTTTTCCATCATCAGTCTTTAATATATCAACAACCATCTTTTTTGTTTCTTCATAATCCAGTTGTCCTGCGGGCTGGTCTTTTGGAGAACAGCTCGCGAGGAAGGAACAGATGGCTATTAGTGTAAATAATGAGAGCAACCTTCGCTTTTTCATCTGTGCAAAGCTCCTTTCATTTTCAAGTTGCCTATTTTTAATATGAATTATCTAAAGCTTTTTATACTGGTAAATAAAATGGCTTTTTTAGAAAGACATTGGTAAAATTTCATGAGTAGATTACATATTGGGGGAAACTGCATTGAACAGTAGAAATTGGGTCCGTTTGTTTTTGACGACTCTGCTTGTCGGGGGCATTAGTACAAGCATCGTCGGTTTTACATTAAAGTGGGGAGAGTATCAGAAATTCTTCACATCTTTTGATCTTGTTGAAATCCTCTCCATTTTATTTTGGCTGATCGGTGTAGGTTTTATTTTCAGTATTATTAGCCAAATGGGCTTTTTTGCGTATTTAACGATCCACCGCTTTGGTCTTGGCATTTTCAGAACAGCAGCCTTATGGAATGCGATTCAAATCGTGCTGATTTTGTTTGTGTTGTTTGATTTGATTTATTTCCGCTACCAGCTTTTCGCGGCAGAAGGCGAATCCATTCTGTCATATATCCTTCTCGCATTATTCCTGGTCATTTTTGGCCTCGCTGTAGCATATATCAAGATGCAGCAAACCAATAAAATGGCGTTCATCCCGGCTTTATTCTTTATGATTGTCGTTACAGCTGTCGAATGGGTCCCTGCTCTCCGTGTAAATGAAGGAGACTGGCTGTATCTCATGCTCATTCCGCTTCTCATATGCAATGCGTATCAGCTTTTGTTATTAACTAAATTATCTCAAGTCAAAAAAGCTAAGCCTATGTGAGCTTAGCTTTTTTCTATGATTCGGCATTAATTATTTAACTTCTGTTGTTTTCGCATTTCCATTAGCAATTAATTCAGCTATTGATACATTCTTTAATCCTTTTTGTTTCAGGCCATCAACAATTTGGGGAAGTGCTTTTTGTGTTTGCTTAGCGGAGTCTGATGCATGCAGCAGGATAATGTCTCCGCCTTGAACGCTGTCATTTACGTTCTTAACAATGGCATCTACACCGGGATTTTTCCAATCATCAGAGTCAACACTGTAATGGACAACCGTATATCCGTATCTTTCGGCAATAGTAAGAATTTCTTCATTGAAATTGCCTGTTGGCGGTCTGAGGAGTTTAATATCCTTAAGACCGAGCTCATTAAATACATCCTGTGCCATAAGAATGTCCCGGCGTATATCCTCAGCCTCCAAAGCAGTGTAATTTTTATAGGCATATCCCATGCTTCCCACCTGGTGTCCGTCCTTCACAATTTGCTTGACGATTTCAGGATGACGTTCTGCCCATGCTGCAGAGAGGAAGAAGGTTGCATTCGAAATGCCGTTATTCTTCAATGTATCAAGAATGGGCTTTGCCTTTTCGTCGCCCCAGCTGATATCAAATGTTAAAGACACTTTATTTTCCTTCTCCTCACCCCTGAAAACAGCTTTAGGTCCATCTGCGGTTGAGAAAACAGGGAATTGCATGACGTTTTCTATATATAAGATCCCGGCTGTAAAAAGCGCAGCTATTACAATAATGATAAGTTGCTTGATCTTTTTAATATGTAAAACGTAAAAATTATTCATCCTCATCAACCCCGTCCCAATGTTCTTGTCTCATATGTATGCCAAGCTGTTAATAATATGATTAGAAAAATACACGTTGTGCAATAATGATAAAACTTAGGCAGCTTAGAGGAGGATCATATGTCAAAAGGATTCATTTTTAATGATAAAGAAGCACAAGAAATGGAACTGCTGGTCGAACAGGAATTATCAATTATCAGCAATATACTGATAGATGAGAATCTGACATTTGTTCAAAAAAGATCTCTCTTAGAAAAAAGAGAACTCCTCAGTAATTTGCACAAAATTATCAGCGGGAAATTCGATCAGCATTTAAATAAAAATATTAAATAATTTCTATTGACCATGGTTAGAATAAATGTTATATTATTATTCGTCGCTCAGAAACAATTTGAATTTGAAATAACGAAAAAATAATTTCAAAAGGTTGTTGACACTGCGATAGTGACCATGTTAAATTATATAAGCCGTCACCACTGATGACGGAAATGATCTTTGAAAACTAAACAAAACCAAAAGCGTACCAAACGTTTTAAATTTTTGAAGTCAGCAACAAATTGAGTCGCAAATTTTCTTCGGAGAGTTTGATCCTGGCTCAGGACGAACGCTGGCGGCGTGCCTAATACATGCAAGTCGAGCGAACTTCTTCGGAGGTTAGCGGCGGACGGGTGAGTAACACGTGGGCAACCTGCCTGTAAGACTGGGATAACTCCGGGAAACCGGAGCTAATACCGGATAGTATCTTGAACCGCATGGTTCAAGTTGGAAAGACGGTTTCGGCTGTCACTTACAGATGGGCCCGCGGCGCATTAGCTAGTTGGTGAGGTAATGGCTCACCAAGGCAACGATGCGTAGCCGACCTGAGAGGGTGATCGGCCACACTGGGACTGAGACACGGCCCAGACTCCTACGGGAGGCAGCAGTAGGGAATCTTCCGCAATGGACGAAAGTCTGACGGAGCAACGCCGCGTGAGTGATGAAGGTTTTCGGATCGTAAAACTCTGTTGTTAGGGAAGAACAAGTGCGAGAGTAACTGCTCGCACCTTGACGGTACCTAACCAGAAAGCCACGGCTAACTACGTGCCAGCAGCCGCGGTAATACGTAGGTGGCAAGCGTTGTCCGGAATTATTGGGCGTAAAGCGCGCGCAGGCGGTTTCTTAAGTCTGATGTGAAAGCCCCCGGCTCAACCGGGGAGGGTCATTGGAAACTGGGAAACTTGAGTGCAGAAGAGGAGAGTGGAATTCCACGTGTAGCGGTGAAATGCGTAGAGATGTGGAGGAACACCAGTGGCGAAGGCGACTCTCTGGTCTGTAACTGACGCTGAGGCGCGAAAGCGTGGGGAGCGAACAGGATTAGATACCCTGGTAGTCCACGCCGTAAACGATGAGTGCTAAGTGTTAGAGGGTTTCCGCCCTTTAGTGCTGCAGCTAACGCATTAAGCACTCCGCCTGGGGAGTACGGTCGCAAGACTGAAACTCAAAGGAATTGACGGGGCCCGCACAAGCGGTGGAGCATGTGGTTTAATTCGAAGCAACGCGAAGAACCTTACCAGGTCTTGACATCCTTTGCCACTTCTAGAGATAGAAGGTTCCCCTTCGGGGGACAAAGTGACAGGTGGTGCATGGTTGTCGTCAGCTCGTGTCGTGAGATGTTGGGTTAAGTCCCGCAACGAGCGCAACCCTTGATCTTAGTTGCCAGCATTCAGTTGGGCACTCTAAGGTGACTGCCGGTGACAAACCGGAGGAAGGTGGGGATGACGTCAAATCATCATGCCCCTTATGACCTGGGCTACACACGTGCTACAATGGATGGTACAAAGGGCTGCGAGACCGCGAGGTTTAGCCAATCCCATAAAACCATTCTCAGTTCGGATTGCAGGCTGCAACTCGCCTGCATGAAGCTGGAATCGCTAGTAATCGCGGATCAGCATGCCGCGGTGAATACGTTCCCGGGCCTTGTACACACCGCCCGTCACACCACGAGTTTGCAACACCCGAAGTCGGTGGGGTAACCGCAAGGAGCCAGCCGCCTAAGGTGGGGTAGATGATTGGGGTGAAGTCGTAACAAGGTAGCCGTATCGGAAGGTGCGGCTGGATCACCTCCTTTCTAAGGATATATGAGGACGCTTTTGGTTTTTGTTTAGTTTTGAGAGATCATTCTCTCTATGATAGAAGACAAATCATCTGATTTGTCGGTTGTTCTTTGAAAACTAGATAACGTAATTGATAACAAGTAATTCACTGAGATTTACGCTTACCATAATTAGTGATTTTCTAGACATTTATGTCTAAACAAACAACGAAATGCGAAACGCATCTCATGATGCGATTGACCATTTAGGTTAAGTTATGAAGGGCGCACGGTGGATGCCTTGGCACTAGGAGCCGATGAAGGACGGGACTAACACCGATATGCTTTGGGGAGCTGTAAGTAAGCTTTGATCCAGAGATTTCCGAATGGGGAAACCCACTGTTCGTAATGGAACAGTATCTTTATCTGAATACATAGGATAATGAAGGCAGACCCGGGGAACTGAAACATCTAAGTACCCGGAGGAAGAGAAAGCAAACGCGATTTCCCAAGTAGCGGCGAGCGAAACGGAATTAGCCCAAACCAAGAGGCTTGCCTCTTGGGGTTGTAGGACACTCTATACGGAGTTACAAAGGAACGGGGTAGATGAAGCGACCTGGAAAGGTCCGTCAGAGAAGGTAATAACCCTGTAGTCGAAACTTCGTTCCCTCCAGAGTGGATCCTGAGTACGGCGGGACACGAGAAATCCCGTCGGAAGCAGGGAGGACCATCTCCCAAGGCTAAATACTCCCTAGTGACCGATAGTGAACCAGTACCGTGAGGGAAAGGTGAAAAGCACCCCGGAAGGGGAGTGAAAAGATCCTGAAACCGTGTGCTTACAAGTAGTCAGAGCCCGTTAATGGGTGATGGCGTGCCTTTGTAGAATGAACCGGCGAGTTACGATCCCGTGCAAGGTTAAGTTGATGAGACGGAGCCGCAGCGAAAGCGAGTCTGAATAGGGCGTTTTAGTACGTGGTCGTAGACCCGAAACCAGGTGATCTACCCATGTCCAGGGTGAAGTTCAGGTAACACTGAATGGAGGCCCGAACCCACGCACGTTGAAAAGTGCGGGGATGAGGTGTGGGTAGCGGAGAAATTCCAATCGAACCTGGAGATAGCTGGTTCTCTCCGAAATAGCTTTAGGGCTAGCCTCAAGTATGAGAGTCTTGGAGGTAGAGCACTGATTGGACTAGGGGCCCTCATCGGGTTACCGAATTCAGTCAAACTCCGAATGCCAAAGACTTGCTCCTTGGGAGTCAGACTGCGAGTGATAAGATCCGTAGTCAAGAGGGAAACAGCCCAGACCACCAGCTAAGGTCCCAAAGTATACGTTAAGTGGAAAAGGATGTGGAGTTGCTTAGACAACCAGGATGTTGGCTTAGAAGCAGCCACCATTTAAAGAGTGCGTAATAGCTCACTGGTCGAGTGACTCTGCGCCGAAAATGTACCGGGGCTAAACGTATCACCGAAGCTGTGGACTGTTCTTACGAACAGTGGTAGGAGAGCGTTCTAAGGGCGTTGAAGCTAGACCGTAAGGACTGGTGGAGCGCTTAGAAGTGAGAATGCCGGTATGAGTAGCGAAAGAGGGGTGAGAATCCCCTCCACCGAATGCCTAAGGTTTCCTGAGGAAGGCTCGTCCGCTCAGGGTTAGTCGGGACCTAAGCCGAGGCCGAAAGGCGTAGGCGATGGACAACAGGTTGATATTCCTGTACCACCTCCTCACCATTTGAGCAATGGGGGGACGCAGGAGGATAGGGCAAGCGCGCTGTTGGATATGCGCGTCCAAGCAGTTAGGCTGAGAAGTAGGCAAATCCGCTTCTCATATAAGGCTGAGCTGTGATGGCGAGGGAAATTTAGTACCGAAGTTCCTGATTCCACACTGCCAAGAAAAGCCTCTAGCGAGGTGAGAGGTGCCCGTACCGCAAACCGACACAGGTAGGCGAGGAGAGAATCCTAAGGTGAGCGAGAGAACTCTCGTTAAGGAACTCGGCAAAATGACCCCGTAACTTCGGGAGAAGGGGTGCTTTTTAGGGTTCATAGCCCTGAAAAGCCGCAGTGAATAGGCCCAGGCGACTGTTTAGCAAAAACACAGGTCTCTGCGAAGCCGCAAGGCGAAGTATAGGGGCTGACGCCTGCCCGGTGCTGGAAGGTTAAGAGGAGAGGTTAGCGCAAGCGAAGCTTTGAATTGAAGCCCCAGTAAACGGCGGCCGTAACTATAACGGTCCTAAGGTAGCGAAATTCCTTGTCGGGTAAGTTCCGACCCGCACGAAAGGCGTAACGATCTGGGCACTGTCTCAACGAGAGACTCGGTGAAATTATAGTACCTGTGAAGATGCAGGTTACCCGCGACAGGACGGAAAGACCCCGTGGAGCTTTACTGTAGCCTGATATTGAATTTTGGTACAGCTTGTACAGGATAGGTAGGAGCCTTGGAAGCCGGAGCGCCAGCTTCGGTGGAGGCATTGGTGGGATACTACCCTTGCTGTATTGAAATTCTAACCCACAGCCCTGATCGGGCTGGGAGACAGTGTCAGGTGGGCAGTTTGACTGGGGCGGTCGCCTCCTAAAATGTAACGGAGGCGCCCAAAGGTTCCCTCAGAATGGTTGGAAATCATTCGCAGAGTGTAAAGGCACAAGGGAGCTTGACTGCGAGACCTACAAGTCGAGCAGGGACGAAAGTCGGGCTTAGTGATCCGGTGGTTCCGCATGGAAGGGCCATCGCTCAACGGATAAAAGCTACCCCGGGGATAACAGGCTTATCTCCCCCAAGAGTCCACATCGACGGGGAGGTTTGGCACCTCGATGTCGGCTCATCGCATCCTGGGGCTGTAGTCGGTCCCAAGGGTTGGGCTGTTCGCCCATTAAAGCGGTACGCGAGCTGGGTTCA contains these protein-coding regions:
- the cwlD gene encoding N-acetylmuramoyl-L-alanine amidase CwlD, with the protein product MRRKLRWFGFGAGFILLLLLFQFQFNNDSSWKSWNLPLTGKVIYIDPGHGGPDGGAVGKEHLEKDIALSISKQIRDYLQEQGALVLLTREKDTDLAEKDTKGYSKRKRQDLRKRLQIINESEADLYLSIHLNAIPSNEWSGAQTFYHSKMKENEKVAKFIQDELRRNLENTDRKAKQMNTIYLMKHIDKPGALVEVGFLSNPKEARLLGTKKYQDKIAASIYNGILRYMTHEKNPPE
- a CDS encoding 2Fe-2S iron-sulfur cluster binding domain-containing protein yields the protein MNKRIFTVGSLIPGNIVNIEAINSNLIDAESIPVAHQLQKIGLVQNQNKLEIQPIKGKLLLDAALQQGQDLKFKCRKGTCGVCTVKIEEGSSHLLPPNDKEKKKLKMALNQGYRLACQSMIQ
- a CDS encoding KinB-signaling pathway activation protein, producing MNSRNWVRLFLTTLLVGGISTSIVGFTLKWGEYQKFFTSFDLVEILSILFWLIGVGFIFSIISQMGFFAYLTIHRFGLGIFRTAALWNAIQIVLILFVLFDLIYFRYQLFAAEGESILSYILLALFLVIFGLAVAYIKMQQTNKMAFIPALFFMIVVTAVEWVPALRVNEGDWLYLMLIPLLICNAYQLLLLTKLSQVKKAKPM
- a CDS encoding P-loop NTPase, with amino-acid sequence MLKEETARKVVGNLKEPFLHRTLEELNAIEEVSIKEEKNHISMKVAIAKTGTSEQMQLQQEIVAKLKEAGAATVGLRFTELPQEVIAKYQTAKPEEPSLLTEGKQPTFIAIASGKGGVGKSTVSVNLAVALARLGKKVGLIDADIYGFSVPDMMGITKRPVVRGERIIPVERFGVQVISMGFFVEDNAPVIWRGPMLGKMLNNFFQEVEWGDLDYLLLDLPPGTGDVALDVHAMLPSCKEIIVTTPHPTAAFVAARAGAMALRTEHEVIGVVENMSYFESKLTGEKEYVFGKGGGEKLAHELDVPVLGNIPLQQPDWNEEDFAPSVYAKDHPTGEIYLGIAKKVTELVPVSV
- the rpsI gene encoding 30S ribosomal protein S9 encodes the protein MSKNERKKYGLKGARRAPQFSKR
- the pdaB gene encoding polysaccharide deacetylase family sporulation protein PdaB; translation: MNNFYVLHIKKIKQLIIIVIAALFTAGILYIENVMQFPVFSTADGPKAVFRGEEKENKVSLTFDISWGDEKAKPILDTLKNNGISNATFFLSAAWAERHPEIVKQIVKDGHQVGSMGYAYKNYTALEAEDIRRDILMAQDVFNELGLKDIKLLRPPTGNFNEEILTIAERYGYTVVHYSVDSDDWKNPGVDAIVKNVNDSVQGGDIILLHASDSAKQTQKALPQIVDGLKQKGLKNVSIAELIANGNAKTTEVK
- a CDS encoding spore gernimation protein GerD: MKKRRLLSLFTLIAICSFLASCSPKDQPAGQLDYEETKKMVVDILKTDDGKKAIQEILKNDDMKQNLIMDQKVVSDTISKTLTSEKGAEFWKKTFEDPKFSESFAKSLQTEHEKVIKGLMKDPEYQEMLIGVLQNPEMEKQTVKVLQSQEFRKHLQQVITETINSPLFKAKMEETLLKAAKEMNQQGGGQGSSGGTQSGGQGSSGGQGETGQGGQ
- a CDS encoding YbaK family protein, with translation MENITSLSDKRREKQINYERSILKDLTLTQLKTKAYECFGVFMHSGKFDYSAIEDGCIDFSIEAYLLGASYSRFGFFGETMQTVNARSRREEKLLVDQLFDYMLIWGNPGENDFKNESIYYACEFLIHLWWSEGFEKGEKRLKLRLH